A window of Ananas comosus cultivar F153 linkage group 4, ASM154086v1, whole genome shotgun sequence contains these coding sequences:
- the LOC109709111 gene encoding putative disease resistance protein RGA3, producing the protein MANVVASDILNSMLDRLRDRITNEFCQLMDVGAEMKKMEGTLSAIRDVLEDAEGRQVQERALRGWLRRLKDVAYDIDDLLDEDFAKNRKRSLTDPESSTTSWMKETVSKVLSFPTSIISQLKIGREIREIRERLDELAEERSKFHLQERSVVTCCRQENVGREETSSFVIESEFYGRDEDKKKIIKFLVDTSGGDLGIIAIVGMGGLGKTTLAQIVYNDQQISDHFEKRIWVCVSDDFDHKRLARSIIEHTTGKACDLTSMAAMQSKLKQELEKKRFLLVLDDVWNENCEKWDIFRTLLTIGATATKVIVTGRSSRVALLMATVEPHFLKTLSEDDCWLLFERRAFGIGANEKTANLVTIGKEIVKKCGGVPLAAKVLGSLMRSKRRESEWLAVRNNESWKLEENGILPALRLSYNHLPSHLKQCFAYCSIFPKDTIIIAKDLIQLWIAEGFVRSLTESVELEDVGYQYIEELLSRSLFEEPTHMIGAVVIHDLVHDLAQFVSGEECSSIAKAVNRRDIYPSTRYSSFICTIEIIPSVLEILNKAKKLRTFYFLKSHPFMQIGKEDMMLKILQTVFSSMKLLRALYLKYYPIKELPNSISNLRHLRYLNLSYTNLETLPQSIGFLQNLQVLDLQGCRFLKELPDSIGNLSNLLTLNLECCTSFVSLPNSVGLLKSLQTLNLTSTRIKKLPESICCLSDLRSINLRHCYFLRELPENKKNTESLTCLCTSHCHKLTRMPARLAQGSYFRELLLFDLCEKSECGLKELNRLNLEGVLGITSLENVKNFQQAREANLIEMDGLHSLGLAWDLDTYKKQMEACVRTDVEGRSRQGLINALAVAEQVLDGLRPHENLTLLKICRYPGKNFPKWLESSLPNLVELYLSSCFRCETLPRTSQLHNLEILYLEKLPAVKSLLPLGQLPALKVLHLVALLAVKSLGSEFYGTGDGAFPVLERLKLEHMPELEEWCEASAAQQSFPRLSELWLLDCPKLKELPSPFPSVEQLYLCANSELLLSSLPHGAFPNLKIVHLANSYDSA; encoded by the coding sequence ATGGCAAACGTAGTGGCTTCGGACATCCTAAACTCAATGCTGGACAGACTGAGAGACCGAATCACAAATGAGTTTTGTCAGCTAATGGACGTCGGCGCCGagatgaagaagatggaggGCACCCTCTCCGCCATCCGCGACGTGCTCGAGGATGCGGAGGGGAGGCAAGTGCAGGAGAGAGCTCTCAGAGGGTGGCTGCGACGCCTCAAAGATGTGGCCTATGATATCGACGATCTGCTGGATGAGGACTTCGCCAAGAACCGGAAGAGGAGTTTAACTGATCCGGAAAGCAGTACTACTAGCTGGATGAAGGAAACGGTAAGTAAAGTGCTATCATTTCCTACCTCAATTATTTCTCAATTAAAGATTGGTAGGGAGATTAGAGAGATTAGGGAGAGACTAGATGAGCTTGCGGAGGAGAGATCTAAGTTTCATTTGCAAGAGAGATCTGTAGTAACATGCTGTAGGCAAGAGAATGTGGGGAGAGAAGAAACTAGCTCTTTCGTAATTGAATCGGAATTTTACGGTAGGGATGAAGATAAGAAAAAGATCATCAAATTTCTTGTGGACACATCTGGTGGTGATCTGGGGATCATAGCAATTGTTGGGATGGGAGGGCTCGGTAAGACGACACTTGCACAAATAGTTTACAATGATCAACAAATAAGCGATCACTTTGAGAAGAGAATATGGGTGTGTGTTTCGGATGATTTTGACCATAAAAGGCTTGCCAGATCAATAATAGAGCATACAACAGGAAAAGCTTGCGATCTCACAAGTATGGCAGCGATGCAGTCTAAGCTAAAACAGGAGCTTgagaaaaagagatttttgCTTGTGCTGGATGATGTATGGAATGAAAATTGCGAGAAATGGGACATATTTAGGACTTTGCTAACTATTGGTGCCACCGCAACTAAAGTTATAGTGACCGGTCGTAGTAGTAGAGTTGCCTTACTAATGGCCACGGTAGAGCCACACTTTTTGAAGACTTTATCCGAGGATGATTGTTGGTTGTTGTTTGAGAGAAGAGCATTTGGGATAGGTGCTAATGAGAAGACCGCAAACTTAGTTACCATTGGAAAGGAGATTGTGAAAAAATGTGGCGGTGTCCCGCTCGCAGCGAAGGTTTTAGGTAGCTTGATGCGCTCTAAGAGAAGGGAAAGTGAGTGGCTGGCTGTTCGAAACAATGAAAGTTGGAAGTTAGAAGAGAATGGGATTTTACCAGCTCTAAGGTTGAGTTATAATCATTTGCCGTCGCACTTGAAACAATGTTTTGCATATTGCTCCATATTTCCAAAGGATACCATTATAATAGCTAAGGACCTGATCCAACTTTGGATTGCTGAAGGATTTGTTCGGTCACTCACCGAGAGCGTGGAATTGGAAGATGTGGGTTACCAATATATCGAAGAGCTATTATCGAGATCACTTTTTGAGGAACCTACGCATATGATAGGTGCCGTTGTGATACATGACCTTGTTCATGATCTTGCTCAATTTGTTTCAGGTGAAGAATGTTCAAGCATCGCCAAAGCTGTCAACAGAAGAGATATATATCCTTCGACACGTTATTCATCATTTATATGCACAATAGAGATAATACCATCGGTTTTAGAGATTCTCAATAAAGCCAAAAAGTTGAGAACCTTTTACTTCCTCAAATCACATCCTTTTATGCAGATAGGAAAGGAAGATATGATGCTGAAGATTCTTCAAACTGTTTTCTCTAGTATGAAGCTTCTAAGAGCACTTTATCTTAAATACTACCCAATCAAAGAATTGCCAAATTCAATTAGTAATCTTAGACACCTAAGGTATCTCAATTTGTCATACACAAACCTTGAAACACTGCCACAATCTATTGGTTTCTTGCAGAATCTGCAAGTTTTGGACTTGCAAGGATGTcgatttttaaaagaattaccAGACTCCATTGGTAATCTCTCCAATCTACTAACACTGAATCTTGAATGTTGCACAAGCTTTGTCTCCCTACCAAATTCCGTTGGTCTTTTAAAGAGTTTGCAAACCTTAAACCTCACATCTACCAGAATAAAAAAGTTGCCCGAAAGCATATGTTGCCTCTCAGATCTTCGATCAATTAATCTAAGACATTGTTACTTTCTACGCGAGCTCCCGGAGAACAAGAAAAACACGGaaagcctcacatgtctttgcACGAGTCATTGCCATAAATTAACGCGCATGCCAGCTAGACTTGCACAGGGAAGCTATTTTCGAGAACTACTGCTCTTTGACCTTTGCGAAAAGAGCGAATGTGGCCTCAAGGAGCTCAACAGACTTAACCTTGAAGGCGTCCTAGGCATTACTAGCCTAGAAAATGTGAAGAATTTTCAGCAGGCTAGAGAGGCTAACTTAATAGAAATGGATGGTCTTCACTCACTAGGGTTGGCATGGGACCTGGATACTTACAAGAAGCAGATGGAAGCTTGCGTGCGCACTGACGTAGAAGGAAGAAGCAGACAAGGTCTGATCAATGCACTTGCGGTAGCCGAACAAGTCCTCGACGGCCTCCGACCGCATGAAAATTTGACCCTACTTAAGATATGTCGCTACCCGGGCAAAAATTTTCCAAAATGGTTGGAGTCCAGTCTTCCAAATCTTGTTGAGCTTTACTTATCTTCTTGTTTCAGATGTGAGACCCTCCCAAGAACAAGTCAATTGCATAACCTTGAGATCCTTTATCTAGAGAAGCTTCCTGCCGTCAAGTCTCTTCTGCCGCTCGGCCAGTTGCCTGCTCTTAAAGTCCTGCATCTCGTTGCTCTCCTAGCAGTCAAGAGCCTGGGCTCAGAGTTCTACGGTACAGGTGATGGTGCATTCCCAGTATTGGAGAGATTGAAACTAGAACACATGCCAGAGTTGGAGGAGTGGTGTGAAGCATCAGCTGCGCAACAATCTTTTCCTCGTCTGTCCGAGTTGTGGCTACTAGACTGCCCAAAACTGAAAGAACTGCCCTCGCCTTTTCCGTCAGTCGAGCAGCTTTATTTGTGCGCTAATAGTGAGCTGCTGCTATCTTCTCTCCCACACGGCGCATTTCCGAATCTCAAGATTGTGCACTTGGCAAATTCCTATGACTCTGCTTGA